A single Anopheles funestus chromosome 2RL, idAnoFuneDA-416_04, whole genome shotgun sequence DNA region contains:
- the LOC125774887 gene encoding mitochondrial fission process protein 1, with amino-acid sequence MSITEKDLYRDTPVRYLGYANEIGEAFRPVIKKIFVHASYAVAISYVLADTADKSKKQYDKPEILGGGFRGAAVASGDTLLWQMFASVIIPGFTINRICWLSKAALKANKVKGPVAKWGPTMLGLLAIPFIIHPIDNAVDYAMDNTYRKYVK; translated from the exons ATGTCAATTACCGAGAAGGATCTGTATCGGGACACCCCGGTGCGCTATCTAG GATATGCGAACGAGATCGGAGAAGCATTCCGACCGGTGATCAAGAAGATCTTTGTGCACGCTAGCTATGCTGTGGCGATCAGTTACGTACTGGCGGATACGGCTGATAAATCAAAGAAACAATACGAT AAACCGGAAATACTAGGTGGAGGATTCCGCGGTGCTGCGGTTGCATCTGGCGATACTCTGCTATGGCAAATGTTTGCCTCGGTCATCATACCCGGATTCACCATCAACCG AATTTGCTGGTTGTCAAAGGCTGCCTTAAAAGCGAACAAGGTAAAGGGACCGGTTGCCAAATGGGGACCAACCATGCTCGGCTTGCTGGCCATTCCGTTCATCATCCATCCGATCGATAATGCGGTTGATTATGCGATGGATAACACCTACCGAAAGTATGTTAAGTAA